One Bifidobacterium crudilactis genomic region harbors:
- a CDS encoding SCO6880 family protein — MAEVPGIPRVPLPSPALHRYPALVLTDLHPHAIRPSSPRHPQEEGRAYQRHLQRQKIGQIEDASQTTECKDVLQQEADLIAGHGILRYTGPITTPVPNELDAAVAAIEQAAIQAACETRVLVGQQAAACTSTAMPLCRGV; from the coding sequence GTGGCTGAGGTCCCTGGTATACCCCGGGTTCCTCTCCCCAGTCCTGCTCTCCACCGGTATCCAGCGCTCGTTCTCACTGATCTGCACCCCCATGCGATCCGACCAAGCAGCCCGAGACATCCGCAAGAAGAAGGTCGAGCATATCAGCGACACCTCCAGCGTCAGAAGATCGGGCAAATTGAGGACGCTTCACAAACCACCGAATGCAAGGATGTCCTTCAACAAGAAGCCGACCTCATCGCAGGCCACGGGATCCTGCGCTACACCGGACCTATCACCACACCTGTGCCAAACGAACTCGACGCCGCCGTTGCCGCCATCGAACAGGCAGCTATCCAAGCCGCTTGCGAAACCCGAGTCCTCGTCGGCCAGCAGGCGGCAGCATGCACTTCTACAGCGATGCCACTATGCCGAGGGGTGTAA
- a CDS encoding SCO6880 family protein translates to MSTNNHGSELVPVKFSRLARRGILLGLSLVQLVTLAIGILVFVGALYAGDGVLLAYTAPIWVLSVALTWIPVSGRPRVEWLPVACWWMWRTTIGQLIYRRHIVTPRPVGTLALTGDMARLREYTDPDTGAAIIHDPHAQTLTVVCEVSHPAFILLDPAEQERRVTSWGRVLATVCRSGRISTLQILERTLSDSGTGLAQWWASHGTHDASWASTTYTELIERAGPAGERHSTTISLALDMKAASRQVHTAGGGVKGAAAVLRQEMTTLTATLRTADLVSTGWLTSGQIAVILSSAYDPAIAATLESHGEIGQSLATAGPVAVNETWTQISTDSAYHATL, encoded by the coding sequence ATGAGTACGAACAATCACGGCAGTGAACTGGTGCCCGTGAAGTTTTCACGCCTCGCCCGACGTGGAATTCTCCTTGGCCTGTCGCTGGTCCAACTGGTGACTCTGGCCATTGGGATCCTCGTCTTCGTCGGTGCCTTGTATGCCGGTGACGGGGTGCTGCTCGCCTACACTGCACCCATCTGGGTCTTGTCCGTCGCTCTGACGTGGATACCCGTCTCGGGCAGGCCGCGCGTGGAATGGCTGCCCGTGGCCTGCTGGTGGATGTGGCGCACTACGATCGGACAACTCATCTACCGACGACATATCGTCACCCCGCGCCCGGTCGGCACGCTCGCTCTGACCGGAGACATGGCCCGCCTGCGTGAATACACCGATCCCGACACTGGGGCCGCGATAATCCACGACCCCCACGCTCAAACACTGACCGTCGTCTGTGAGGTCAGTCACCCCGCCTTCATCCTGTTGGACCCCGCCGAGCAGGAACGCCGGGTCACCTCCTGGGGCAGGGTCTTGGCCACCGTGTGCCGATCCGGGCGCATCTCCACCCTCCAGATCCTGGAACGCACTCTGTCCGACTCCGGCACAGGGCTCGCGCAATGGTGGGCCAGCCACGGCACCCACGACGCCTCATGGGCATCAACGACGTACACGGAGCTGATAGAGAGGGCTGGGCCCGCAGGCGAGCGCCACTCCACCACGATCTCCCTGGCTTTGGATATGAAGGCAGCCTCCCGGCAGGTCCACACCGCAGGCGGAGGCGTCAAAGGAGCCGCAGCCGTCCTCCGTCAAGAAATGACGACGCTGACCGCCACACTGCGCACCGCCGACCTTGTCTCCACCGGCTGGCTCACCTCGGGACAGATCGCGGTCATTCTCAGCTCCGCCTACGACCCCGCCATCGCTGCCACCTTGGAAAGCCACGGAGAAATCGGGCAGAGCCTGGCCACCGCTGGGCCCGTCGCCGTCAACGAGACCTGGACCCAGATCAGCACCGACTCCGCCTACCACGCGACCTTATAG